The genomic DNA TTCGATTTTGATGACTGGATGTTATTTTCAGCAGAATCTCCAAATGCCTTTGGCGCTAGAGGTTTAGCGAAAGGAAACATCTTTACAAGAGATGGAAAACTAGTTGCTTCTTTTGCACAAGAAGGATTGTTAAGACCTAAGAAGAGTAAAAAATAAGTAGTTTCAGTATTAAAAATTAAAAAAAATATTATGAGTGATGCTTTATTATACGTTTTCACCACAAACGGATTGTTATTTTTAATTAGTATTATTTTTTGGAAATTTCCACCGAAAAAAATCAATAGCCTTTATGGTTACAAGACACCAAAAGCACAGCAAAATCAACAAATATGGGATTTTGCAAACAGTACTTTTAATAGGAGTTTACTAATCTATGCTGGTATTTCTTTTCTTGCAGGTTTAGCTTTTGTAACATTTTTAAATGCCGAATTAACCTGGCAACCAATGGCTTTTGTCTTTTTATCAATAATTGTAAGTATTGTAAAAACAGAAAAAGCATTAAATGATAATTTTACGGAAGAAGGTAAAAAGAAAAAAATTAAAAAGTAGCCATAAAGGAAACAGATAAATTTCTTCCTGGTGAAGCAACGCCAGATGCGAACTCTATATAGTGCTGATCTAATAGATTA from Polaribacter sp. ALD11 includes the following:
- a CDS encoding SdpI family protein, which encodes MSDALLYVFTTNGLLFLISIIFWKFPPKKINSLYGYKTPKAQQNQQIWDFANSTFNRSLLIYAGISFLAGLAFVTFLNAELTWQPMAFVFLSIIVSIVKTEKALNDNFTEEGKKKKIKK